Below is a genomic region from Candidatus Epulonipiscium sp..
TAGAAGTACCTTAGTAGGAAGAAAATTAATACCAATAGAAATCAAACAAAAAACCGCCTTAAATACAGACTTATCCAAGCTTCCCATGTTCAAACCTAAGGTAAAAATGCAGGAAATAGCAATATTTTGTAGGCAATTTGCGGTTATGCTTGATGCTGGTATCTCCATAGGGGGTACCTTGGATATCATGAGAAAGCAGGTAGATAATGCCACATTAAGGGAAATAATACAAGATATCAATGATGAGGTCCAAAAGGGTCGAAGTCTTTCAGAATCCATGAAGGAACATCCTGAATTCCCTCTTTTGCTTATTAATATGGTGGAGGCAGGGGAGGTCAGCGGTAACCTTGACTCGGCTATGAACCAAATGGCAATTCATTTTGAAAAACAAATGAAAACCCAAAGGCAGGTAAAAAAGGCATTGACCTATCCCGTCATCGTAGTAGTCTTAATGATAGTAGTTGTTACAGGACTTTTGATGTTTGTAGTTCCAAGCTTTGTTTCGATGTTCCAGGAGGCAAGTGCAGAACTTCCCGGAGTTACCCTGGCCCTTATAGCCATGAGTGATTTTATGAGAAGTAAATGGTACATATTGTTTGGAATCATAGCCTTAGTAGTTATAACCTATAATCGTCTAAAAAAGATTGATAAGGTTAGATACCAATTAGATAAATATGCCTTAAATGCACCGGCATTTGGAAACCTTAATAAAAAAATTATCACTGCAAATTTTTGTAGAACCCTTAGTACATTAATGAAGGCAGGGATTCCTATTATACAAACCATGGAGGTCATCAAAAAGGTTGTGCAAAACACCATAGCCATGGAGGTCCTTGAAAAATGTATAGAGGATATTAAACAGGGAGGAAGCATTGCTATCTCTCTTAGGGAATCTAGTTTATTTCCTGTTATGTTAATTAGTATGGTTCATATTGGTGAAGAATCCGGTTCATTAGATACTATAATGGATAAAACTGCAGATTTTTATGAAGGAGAAGTAGAAGTGGCTATTGATCAGATGACCACTATGATATCTCCCATCATTACCATAGTTATGGGGGTAATGGTAGGATTTATCATGTTAGCTATTGTAATGCCAATGTTTAGCCTGGCGACTCAAATCTAATTCCACAGCATATATATATTTATTTATATATATATATATATTAAGTAAAGGAGGTGAAAACAATGGGCAGTATTAATTGTAATTCTAAAAAAGTTAAAAATAAGGGGGAAGATGTAAATATGTTAAAAAAACTATTTAAAGATCAAAAAGGCTTCACGATGATTGAATTAATCATAGTAATTGCGATAATTGCGATTATCGGGGCTATCCTAGCACCAAACTTTGCTAAAGTAACAACAAAATCAAAGGTTAAGGCAGATCTTGCTTCCATAAGGGAAGTTAATAGACAACTAGCCTTATACAATGCAGAAAAGGGGTCCTATCCAGTAGGAAAAGATACAAGTACCTTTACCACTATAGGAACAGCAGGATTTAAAGTGTTAGTAGATGAACATTATCTAGACAAATCACCACAACCTCAAACAAAGGGACTCGCATTTAAATATGATGACTCTACAGGGAGAGCTTGGATTGCTAAAGATACTCCAAGTGCCGATGTAAATGATGCAGTTAATGGATTGGCTACAGGTGATAAAGAATTCTTTGCAACTGGAAGCTGGTAAAATCTATTTATCCTTATCAGATACATTTGTATCTGATAAGGCTTTCAAACAATGAAAGGATAAAGAACATGTATATTCTTATATTTATTTTAGGTCTAATCATCGGTAGTTTCCTAAATGTATGTATTTTTAGGATTCCTAATAAACAATCCATAGCTTTCCCCCCATCCCATTGTTTCCATTGCAATCATTCCCTTGGGGTTTTGGATTTGTTTCCAGTGTTAAGCTTTGTATTTCTAAGGGGCAAATGCAGATATTGTCGCAGCAAAATCAGTATTCAATACCCAATCATTGAGTTAGTAAATGGGTTGCTTTATCTATCCTTATTTATTAAATTTGGTTTAAGTGTTTATTTTATTTTTTATGCTTTGTTTGGTTCCTTATTACTTGTTATTGCAATGATTGATATAAAAACAGAAACCATACCCAATGCCACTATTATTTTTGGATTAATATTAGGAATTATTTATATTATTATAATGGCTTTTACTTCTTATTCGTGGATAGGTATTAAAGATGGGATTTTGGGA
It encodes:
- a CDS encoding prepilin peptidase translates to MYILIFILGLIIGSFLNVCIFRIPNKQSIAFPPSHCFHCNHSLGVLDLFPVLSFVFLRGKCRYCRSKISIQYPIIELVNGLLYLSLFIKFGLSVYFIFYALFGSLLLVIAMIDIKTETIPNATIIFGLILGIIYIIIMAFTSYSWIGIKDGILGFFTGSLIIFLIILISRGGMGAGDMKLMGVVGLFLGYKGVIVTLFFGIIAGGIAGVLLLLTKVKSRKATIPFGPFLVLGTFITLYWGEFILNWYLSL
- a CDS encoding type II secretion system F family protein translates to MPIYSYKARDIKGKLITGEGDFDSEAEIRSTLVGRKLIPIEIKQKTALNTDLSKLPMFKPKVKMQEIAIFCRQFAVMLDAGISIGGTLDIMRKQVDNATLREIIQDINDEVQKGRSLSESMKEHPEFPLLLINMVEAGEVSGNLDSAMNQMAIHFEKQMKTQRQVKKALTYPVIVVVLMIVVVTGLLMFVVPSFVSMFQEASAELPGVTLALIAMSDFMRSKWYILFGIIALVVITYNRLKKIDKVRYQLDKYALNAPAFGNLNKKIITANFCRTLSTLMKAGIPIIQTMEVIKKVVQNTIAMEVLEKCIEDIKQGGSIAISLRESSLFPVMLISMVHIGEESGSLDTIMDKTADFYEGEVEVAIDQMTTMISPIITIVMGVMVGFIMLAIVMPMFSLATQI
- a CDS encoding prepilin-type N-terminal cleavage/methylation domain-containing protein is translated as MLKKLFKDQKGFTMIELIIVIAIIAIIGAILAPNFAKVTTKSKVKADLASIREVNRQLALYNAEKGSYPVGKDTSTFTTIGTAGFKVLVDEHYLDKSPQPQTKGLAFKYDDSTGRAWIAKDTPSADVNDAVNGLATGDKEFFATGSW